Within the Paenibacillus sp. AN1007 genome, the region AACCGTATACATTAATATATCTCCGGCAAATGTGTGAGTTCGGTCTACTTGAAGACTCACTTCGAGCCGCGATGTTTCGATGTGCACTTCAACCATGTTGGATCTCTCTGAGCCGCTAACCGTTCTGCCTTCTGTAGTAACAAACTCATAATTCACCTCTGCCTGGTTCAGCAGCTTGAGTGCAGATGGAACCCGCACAATAACGACCTGAAAGTGATAGTTCAGCACCGCACCCGGTGCAACTTCTGCAGGAGGCAGCCCCTGTACTGGAGAGACTCCCGGCAGGGGAATGCCGTCACGAAGTACACTGTTCGGTAGAAGTGATGTCTCCGAGGAGATCGGGTCCACTACACGGACAACGGCCGTGCGGTTTCCCGTATTTATAATTTCAATCTGGTACGTCAGAGATTGACCCAGAACGGCTGTTGTTACACTGCATCTTTTGCTTACTTTAATTCGAGGGCCGATCCATGGCGTGACGACCGTGTTGGAATATGCCACCTGTTCCAGTTCAGTCGTACCCGAGCTGAATCGAACCAGTGACTGATTCTTTAACCAGTGGGACAACGTACCTGGAATCTCGCTCATATCACCACAACCTCTACATTAAATGTAACGGTGGTTGAAGCTCCGGCAGCAATGGAACCCAGCGTAATTCCCGTATTCGGATTACCTGTCGGTCTCGCCACGCCGTTAACTACGACACTTCCCGGTACAAATACAGTACCCGCTGGCACAGGGTCAACCATGACCACATTGTTCACCGTTTCTATACCGCTGTTGGTCACCACTACGGTATATGTGATTACATCGCCCACGACAGCATCGATGGCACTGGTGCTTTTAACAACAACCACATTTGGAGCAGATACAGGAATAATCAGTACGTTGGACGATACCGTTCCCGTCAATACGCGTCCGTCTGGCGGACTGAATGTATAGTTCGCGACAGCCTGGTTGCTCAGCTGCTGGTTTTGAGGCAGTGAATCGACAGTAACGCCCAGAGTGACGGTTACATTCACAGAGCCACCAGGAGGAATGCTGCCTACAACGATGCCTGCTTCGGGATTGGCACCAGGCTGCGGTATACCATCGATCAGTACACTGTTCGGGAGCAGCACAGCACCAGCTGGAATGTTATCGGTTAAGGTAAGATTCGCAACCAGATTGCCGCTGTTATTGATCGTAAAGGAGTACACAATATCGTCACCGATGGTCGCATTCGATGTGCTGGCTGTTTTGGCTACCGTAATAATCGGCTGGTAGATCGGAGTAACAATCGTATTGGAATACGCTGCACCAGAGAACACACCCGATGTGAAGCTTACAGAAGATTGACTGCTGACTTGCGGCGGCGTTGGAAGTGAGTTGACACGTACAGCATATGAAACGGCGATGGACTCTCCAGGAGCCAGTGTACCGAGTGCAATACCTAGTGCAGGGTTCGCCGAAGCACGCGGTGTACCGTTAACCAATACACTTCCTGTAACAAAGGTGGTTGCAGGGTCGATTGGATCGGTCAGGACAATGTTGTTCACCGGGTCAATACCGCTGTTGGTCACCACCATCTCATAAACAATCGTATCGCCTACGACCGCATCTGTAGAAGTTGTTGTTTTTACAACAGTCACATTCGGTGCAGAGACCTGAATAATCAGTGCATTCGATGTAATGCTCCCCCCAAGTGTTCTTCCGTCCGGCAGCGTATACGTATACGCAGCTGATGCCTGATTGGTAATGGACTGGCTTACTGGGAGTGTTGTGATAACAATGGAAAATGTCACGATCGTCGTGGTGGATACCACGCCAAGTGAAATACCTGAAGCAGGATCAACGCCTGGTGCTGATGCTCCGTTAATAATGACACTATTAGGTACAAACTCTGTACCCGCAGGAATGGTATCGGTCAGTGTTACAGAAGCACCATAGTTTCCGGTATTCGTTACAGCAATACTGTAAATGACGGTATCCCCCACCGTGGCAATAGCTTGATCTCCTGTTTTGACTGCTGCCAGAATAGGTTGATATACCGGGGTCGAGACCGTGTTAGAGAACGTAGTGGCAGAAAACGCTCCGGATGTAAAACTCACTGTGGATTGATTGTTTAACGCAGCACTCGACGGCAGACTTGTAACTCTTACGCTGAATACAACCGTAACTGTCGCCCCAGGTGCAATGGAGCCCAGTGTAATCCCCGTAGAAGGGTTGGCATTAGGACGCAGCACGCCATCCACAAAAACACCGCTTGGCGCAAGTACTGTACTTGCTGGCAAAGCATCCGTAAATATGACATTGCTGACATTCGCAATGCCATTGTTCGTTACTGCAATGCTGTACGTTACGATATCCCCTACGGATGCTGCTGTAGAAGTGGTTGACTTGACAACAGCCACGTCAGGTGCAGACACAGGGATCGTCAGCACATTGGAAAGTACGGATCGAGTGATACTTCTTCCATCCGGCAGAGTGAACGATAGCGCAACTGAAGCCTGATTGACAAGCTGCTGCGGACTAGGGAGCGTTTCAATCACAACGGAAAAAGTGATGGTTGTGGTTGCTCCGGCTGCAACCGTTCCGGCAGGAATTCCCGCCGCAGGACTTGCAGCTGGCAGGGGCTGACCGTTAACAATGACGCTGTTCGGCACAAGTGCGGTACCCGCTGGCAGATTGTCTGTCAGATTAATCTGTGCTCCGAAATTCCCCTGATTGCTCACACTGATCGTATAACTGACCGTATCCCCAACGGTAGCATTCTGTGTGCTGGCTGTTTTCTGGGCTGTTAATACGGGCTGAAACACCGGAGTTAACACGGTATTAGAGAACGTTGTACCCGAAAATGTGCCGGAGGTGAATGTAATGGTTGAGCGATTGCTCAGCTGATTGTTCGGAGGAATGTCGTTAACAATGATGCTAAACGTAACGGCTGCCGTCCCGCCTGGTGCAAGCGTCCCCAGCGGTATTCCGCCCGATGGACTGGCCGCCGGTTGTGATACACCGTTCACCGTCACACTACCTGAAACAAATGAAGCACCGGATGGGATAGGATCAGAAAACTGCACACTGTTCACAGGTGCGATACCGCTGTTAGTGACCAGTACGGAATAAACGACCGTGTCACCTACGGTTGCGGCTGTAGATGCTGTGCTTTTTACCACACTTACGTTAGGCGATGAAACGGGAAAAGTAAGTGTGTTTGAAGTCGCCGTGCCAGTCAACGTTCGACCGTCAGGCGGTGTAAAGGTAAAGGTGGATGATGCAAAATTACTGAGCTGCTGTGGAGATGGCAGAGAATCCACAACTACAGCAAACGTGACAACCGCTGTGCCTCCCGCCGCTACAGTACCTACCGGAATGCCAGTGCCGGGCGTAACTCCCGGCTGCGGCACACCCGAAACCACCACACTGTTGGGCACAAAGGTCGTCGCAGCCGGGATCGTATCCGTGACAGTAACATTCGCCTGAAGGTTACCCGCATTACTCACCGTTATGGTATACACGACAGTATCACCGACAGTCGCATTTATCGTGTTTGCTGTTTTAACAAGAGCAATCTGCGGCTGTATGACAGGGGTCTGGGTTGTATTCGAAGATGATGATCCCGAAAATGAACCGGAAGTAAAGCTGACCGTCGACTGATTGTTAATCTGGGAAGGAATCGGCATAGTTATCCTCACCTCAAAAGTTACGGTTACTTCAGCTCCCGGGGCCAAAGTACCGATTGGAATGCCGGCGGTCGGATTGGAGAGCGGTGATGCAGTGCCGTTCACCAGGACACTTCCGGGTATAAATGGGGTGTTCGAAGGCAGTGAATCAATAAATATGACATTGTTGACCGCGACTGTTCCGTTATTTCGAATCAAAGAAGTATAACGGATTACATCCCCGACCACCCCATAATCAGCATTATCACTTTTAACGATGCTGACATTGGGCAGGGATACAGGGATCGCGACCGTATTGGATGAAACAAAACCTGCAATGACCCTTCCGCTTGGTAGCGTGTAGCTGTATGAGGCAGCAGCTTGGTTAATCAACTGTCTTGGATCTGGCAGACTTGTAACAGTTGCAAGGAAAGACACCGTCACAGATGCTCCGGCAGCCAAGGACCCGAGACTGATTCCCGAATTGGGACTTACCCCCGGAGCCGGGTTTCCATTAATCAAGACACTGTTTGTAACAAATACAGCTCCTGCAGGAACAGGATCGGTCAATGTAACCAATGCCGTAATATTACCTGTGTTGGTGAGTTGAACATTGTAATTAAATGTGTCTCCGACAGTCAGACTCGATGTACTCGCGGACTTCAATGCTTGAATGACCGGTTGGTAGATGGGGGTGTTCACCGTCACCGATGAAGACACACCGTTGAAACTGCCGGAAGTAAAAGCAGCGCTTGCCCTGTTGCTCACTACACCTGATGCTGGAACAGCAGTGACCCGCGTCTGATAAGTTACCGTGACACTGGAGGAATTGCTCAAGGTCCCCAGGGCGATGCCTGCGACCGGACTGGCATTACTCTGCACCACTCCGCCCACTGTGACCGTCCCCGCTATGAATTCAGATCCTGATGATGGTGTGTCGGAGAGCACCAGATTTTGCACAGCACCCCCGCCGGCATTTGTGATGACTACCCTGTACGTGAGTGCATCTCCGACTGTGCCATCTGTCGTGTTGACCGTTTTGGATACAGTAATATTGGGCGCGGAAGCAGGGATGCGAATGATATTGGAAACCGAGCTGCCGGATAAATTCCGCCCGCTTGGAAGCTGATAGGTGTATGCGGCAGTCCCCTGATTCTCTAATACAGGTGGAGAAGGAATTGTAGTCAGAGTGGCTCGGAATATAACGGTTGCGCTTCCTCCGGGCGCAATACTTCCCAGTGTAATCCCGGTCAAAGGACTCGTTCCTGGTCTTGGAGTGCCATTAACGGTTACCGAATCAGGTACAAAAGTCAGACCCGCAGGAATGGTATCTGTCACATTGACTTGTGCAGCAAGATTTCCGGTATTGCTGACCACGAGTGTGTAGGCAAGCTGATCCCCCTGTGTTGCGTTGGTTTGGCTTGCCGATTTCACAATGTTAATCACAGGCTGGTACACAGGTGTTGTTACTGCGTTAGAGTTCGAAATGCCCGTGAATGCTCCGGAACTGTACGAGACCGAGGCTCGGTTAAGCAGCGAGCCTCCCGCTGGTAGAGACTGCACACTGACCTGAAACGTCACCGCTGCGGAGGTCCCGGCATTGATGGTTCCCAGCGCAATTCCACTTGCCGGATTAGCTGAGGGTACACTTGTACCCCGAACCGTTACGCTTCCAGGCACAAAACTCAGCCCTGACGGAAGACTATCCGTCAGAATTACACTGCTGATCGGTTGTATGCCTCCGTTCGTTGTGACCACCGAATACGTAAAGGTCTCTCCAACTGCGGCATCCGTAACTGTGGCTGTCTTCAGAACAGTAACATTAGGCAGCGTTACCGGAATGGTCAGTGTATTCGATGCCGCTGTCCCCGTAATCGTCCGTCCGTCTGGCGAGTTAAACGAGTAAGTAGCGGAAGCCTGGTCAACCAATGTCGGCGGTGTAGGCAGGCTGGTCACCAGTACCTGAAACGTAATTGTGGTTACACTTCCCGCAGCCAGTGTACCCAAATTAACCCCTGCAGCCGGGTTAGCTCCTGCAATAACCGTTCCATTGACACGAAAGCTGCCAGCGACATACGTACTTCCAGCGGGAATATTATCACTAATAGTGACATTTGCTCCTACATTTCCTCCGTTAGTCACCTGAAGCGTATAGGTCACCTGATCGCCCACTGTAGCATTCGTTGAGTTGGCAGATTTCACAATGGACAGGTTGGGTGAGTATACAGTAAGTGCTGCGTTATTCGAAGGAATAACACCACTAATGACGGGACCCCCGGCAACACTTTGAAACGTAAATGCTGCATTCGCGGAATTGACGAGCTGCAGAATACCTGCATCATTTGTAATCTGGGCACGGTAGGTGACGACCACACTGCTGTTCAGATTCAAAGAACCTAAGGGTATACCTGATGTCACATCCAGCGTGGGCCTAGACACCCCGCCTACCGTAATGCTGCCAGGCACAAACGTTAGGCCTGTCGGCAGCGTATCCGACAGCACTACACTGGCCGCACTTGCCGAGCCGCCATTGGTAATTGTTGCTGTGTACGTCACAATATCTCCGGCCACAGCCCCGGTAGCCGTAAAAGATTTCGCAACAGTAATCCGTGGCGCATTAATGTCCACTTGTATGGCGTTGGCATTGACGATATATGCATCACCGGATGTAGTAAGAGTTAACACTGCCGAAGACTGGTTGTTGATCAACCTGGCAGACACATCCACATTGGTGATATCCCAGCCCTGACGCCCTCCGACAATATTTGTTCCGGGTGCTCCATTGATCTGATTGCGGGTTCCAAACGTACCTGTAGTATTGAGCGCGCCTGTATCGCCATTAATTTGTGACGCAAAAAAGTTAGCCGCCAGATTATTCGGTCCGGAGAGTGCGACTGAGGTAGCTGAAGTCGGCCCAAACAACGCCTGATCCCCTGTCCGATTCGCATCCCCCTCCTGCGCACTGAACAGGGCTCTGCCACCCAGCGCTCCGGATATCGGCGTTGCAAAACCTGTAAGCGTAGTTACTACGGGCGCCGAAGAGGCTTGAACCAGTACCCCGCCCGCACGCAGGGACATATTCCGAAAAGGCAGATTTCCATTTTGGTAGATAACGCCCAATGTCCAGCCTGCATGATTAGCTGTTGAATCATTGGTGATGACGATCGTGCCTACGACTCCACCTGTGATATATGTACCTGCTCCTCCGTTTTGTACAAGGGTGGTGACGTTAGCCGACCGCACATATCCTGCTGCGTTGTTGCCAAGATCGAACTGATTATATGTGGCTGGGTCTGGCGTGACACTGAATGTTCCCGCAGGGGTCGTAAACGAAACCGGATTGTTGATTGCCGAACTGAGGTTAACCGTTCCATTAATATAACTCCCGCCCCAGATCAGCTCCGCATACAGAACTGTACTGCCTGCTGGCAGAACCAGAATTGCTGCTGAACTATTGCTCTGGTAAAGACTGGTTGTTCCCGCAGGATACGTCCCGTATGTCAAAGCTGTATTCGTGGTTGTAAATCCTCCGATACTGTCCAGAGTTCCTGGTACTCCTGCCGTATCGGAACGGCTTAGTCCAAGTGTGTTACCCGTAAACGTAATTGCCCCTGTAGCGTTGACGGTGGAACGAACGACAAGAGGAATGAAATTCACCTGCCCTTCAGCAAAATAATACTCCGGCACGGCAGTAGAGCTTGTTGTTAGTCTATGAAGCATCGCCCATAAATTTGTATGTCCACATCCGAAAGTTTGGTTGTCCTGTGGGTTTGGGTAACCTGTGGATGATTATGTAAGGTTAATTATCATACTTCACATTTTATCGCTTGCGTTTTGCCGATTGTATCTTATAATCAACTTATACGAGAGTTGTCTGTCGTATCATTTTGATGCAGTCAGCGGTGATATATGAACAATACATCAGAACAAAACAACTATATTCCAAGTGAGTATGAGATCAAACATTCCAAATGGATACGTAAAATGCTTCATGCGTACTGGGTTGTTATCGTTTCTCATTTTTTAATTCAGATTGGTTGTTATCTTTTTCTTAAATATGATCTCGCCCCCCTGGATTTTATAGTAAACGTCCTATTTTGGCCCACGGCTATAGCTGCGTTTTGCATCTTGTTTGCCAGCTATGTGGATCGAAAATTTCCTTCCTACTCGTTCTATACCATGTCAATAACCAGTACAGTGATCGCCTGGACCACTATCCATGTCAATTACGACATTCGGATTATGCTCGCCATATGCCTGCTGCCGATCTTTGCCTCTGTGCTGTTTTTTGACCGAAAGCGTCTGTGGTTTGTTTTCGGGCTGCAGATGGCAGGATATGGTCTGCTTTTGTTCGATTCGGCCTACCGAGCCTATCTGAACTCGTTCGACATGGTTTCAATTCCGGCCTTTTTGGTTATTGCAACGTATGTTGCACAGATCATTGTGACCAGCGGCGTCGAAGTGCTGGAAGATCTGCAGGCCAGTATGAATGCCGAAAATGACCTTATTGTCAAGAATGCGATTATCGCCAAACAGTCAAAAACAGACGGACTAACCAACCTATATAATCAAAGCTCCTTCAAAGATTATTATGAGAAGGCACTTGAATATGCGCATAATGGGATGAGCCTGCATCTGGCACTGATTGATATTGATGATTTCAAAATAATCAATGATACGTATGGTCACCGCGTTGGTGACATTATATTGGAGAAGGTGTCTTTGATTATTCAGGAGAGTATTACAGCGAGTGACATTGCTGCACGGTATGGCGGAGAAGAATTCGCTTTGTTAATGTTTGAACAATCCTTTGAGGAGGCCTATGGTCTGGTCGAACACATCCGGCAAAAGATTGCACTTATCAGGCATCTTGAACTCGGTGGATCTTCCATAACAGTAAGTATTGGTCTCAAAGGCTACCGTCTTAATCTGAGCAAAGACAAGTTGTTTGAAGAGGTAGATGCCTGCTTGTATGCGGCCAAACGTACGGGTAAAAATAAAACCGTAACATCAATGGTTTCAGCTTGATTCGATCCATCATCATTCCAGGAAATAAAGTTGTGCTGTATCCGATTTACCCGGGTCTACAGCACAACTTTTCTGTTTGCAGCGATCCGCTTTTTCCTCTGGATTCGCCTTTTTCCACTAATCTGCCCACTCCCAGCGGTGACGATATTGTTCCAACCTTGGGTGCATCTCTCCGGGTTGACCGTCAATGATAAGCCGCAGCTCCTTAATCCAGTCTGTGAAAGAGTCAAAGGAAGCCCATTGATTGGCCATCGCCGCAGTCATATATAGAAAAAGAGGTGCAGGGTATTCGGCTTGAATATGCCTAAGTGCTGTGTCCATGGGAGTATACTTTTTACGTTTCCCTTCCAGACCCTCTACACGGATCATGGAAGAGGACTGATCTCGCCGCCATTCATGAAGACGGTCCTCCCTTTTGTAATACGGCTGTACCGCATCTCGGCTCATTCGTCTCACTGTGCTCTCGTGTAACGGAAACAGCACCAGCTGTGCAAAAGCTCGCGCGTCCATGATCACCGCTGCTCGTTCAAGCTGCTCGTCCGTCACATGCTCAAACGAATCATAGAAGACCAGTGTGCCTTTACGGCTGGGCGCAGCAGGTTCATAACCATAAGGTACATTCGTGTATTTTCCAGTCAATTGAAATCCCGCCCTCCGTTCAAACAGCGTTTGAACAAAATCTGAAGCTCGCTGAATTGAATAGTCACCGCTTTAGTATATGCTAAGGTGTCTCATCCAACTCGGAATAAAAGGTCACTCTGTTCTTGCCCGCACGTTTGGAACGGTAGAGTGCCTCATCGGCCATTCGTATAATATCACTTGGATTGGTACTATTGGTCGGATACTCGGCTCCGCCAATACTGCACCCGATGTGAACCCGTTCGTATTCGATAATAAAGGGTTTATTCAGACTTTGA harbors:
- a CDS encoding GGDEF domain-containing protein, with translation MNNTSEQNNYIPSEYEIKHSKWIRKMLHAYWVVIVSHFLIQIGCYLFLKYDLAPLDFIVNVLFWPTAIAAFCILFASYVDRKFPSYSFYTMSITSTVIAWTTIHVNYDIRIMLAICLLPIFASVLFFDRKRLWFVFGLQMAGYGLLLFDSAYRAYLNSFDMVSIPAFLVIATYVAQIIVTSGVEVLEDLQASMNAENDLIVKNAIIAKQSKTDGLTNLYNQSSFKDYYEKALEYAHNGMSLHLALIDIDDFKIINDTYGHRVGDIILEKVSLIIQESITASDIAARYGGEEFALLMFEQSFEEAYGLVEHIRQKIALIRHLELGGSSITVSIGLKGYRLNLSKDKLFEEVDACLYAAKRTGKNKTVTSMVSA